The following proteins are co-located in the Deltaproteobacteria bacterium genome:
- a CDS encoding rhodanese-like domain-containing protein, producing MKLVGKNRGEITALFFFVFILLPLTTIYAESGRVTASELKSMIEKGGKITLIDVRTPEEYNEEHIPGAINLPVDKFYDMRDFPHKDNVVLYCTVGVRSMRAKKILAGKGIKGIIDLEGGINGWIKNSGKTEKPQKTADVKKNSDDEIYSDYPDTYIVPKGVCEQGLEPSMIIKK from the coding sequence ATGAAACTTGTAGGAAAAAATAGAGGGGAGATTACAGCCTTATTCTTTTTTGTTTTTATACTACTGCCTTTAACAACTATCTATGCTGAATCAGGGAGGGTTACTGCCTCTGAATTAAAATCTATGATAGAAAAGGGCGGGAAGATTACACTTATAGATGTCAGAACCCCTGAAGAATACAATGAAGAACATATTCCGGGTGCGATAAATCTGCCTGTTGATAAGTTTTACGATATGAGAGATTTCCCACACAAGGACAATGTTGTGCTTTACTGCACTGTGGGTGTAAGAAGCATGCGGGCAAAGAAGATACTTGCTGGAAAGGGCATAAAAGGCATCATTGACCTTGAAGGCGGAATCAACGGATGGATTAAAAACAGCGGTAAGACTGAAAAACCTCAAAAGACTGCAGATGTAAAAAAAAATTCCGATGATGAAATATACAGTGACTATCCTGATACATACATTGTGCCAAAAGGGGTTTGTGAGCAAGGTTTAGAGCCTTCAATGATAATTAAAAAATAA
- a CDS encoding Crp/Fnr family transcriptional regulator codes for MNSVCHLCKCVVKDNTLFSDLSDKQIERFKDIIILSLHKKKDVIFWEGDPCHGFHIVKSGRIKIIRTSKDGKEQIIKIAEPGEIIGMEVFYDERRYTNTAAAMDDCELCFIEKMAFFKILEEYPVISKKIIVALSKELKTAYDKIGEMGLKTAREKMAHLLSTLAKDYGVPKDGKIKLNLNLSRLDIAELLGITQETSIRLLKGFKDAGIIDIKRKEIIIKSLPMLESVSE; via the coding sequence ATGAATTCAGTATGTCATCTTTGCAAATGTGTTGTTAAAGACAATACATTGTTTTCTGACCTTTCTGATAAACAGATTGAAAGGTTTAAGGATATAATTATATTATCCCTTCACAAGAAAAAGGATGTGATTTTCTGGGAGGGTGACCCGTGCCATGGTTTTCACATTGTCAAATCAGGAAGAATCAAGATAATAAGGACATCAAAGGACGGGAAGGAACAGATTATAAAGATAGCCGAACCAGGCGAGATAATAGGCATGGAGGTATTTTATGATGAGAGGCGGTATACAAATACTGCTGCAGCAATGGATGACTGTGAGTTGTGTTTTATAGAAAAGATGGCATTCTTTAAGATATTGGAAGAATATCCTGTAATATCTAAAAAGATAATTGTTGCCTTGAGCAAGGAACTCAAAACAGCATATGACAAGATAGGTGAAATGGGCTTAAAGACTGCAAGGGAAAAGATGGCTCATCTCTTATCAACCCTTGCTAAAGACTATGGGGTTCCAAAGGACGGCAAGATCAAACTAAATCTAAACCTTTCCCGTCTTGATATAGCGGAGTTACTGGGCATCACTCAGGAAACTTCAATAAGACTTCTTAAAGGTTTTAAAGATGCTGGTATCATAGATATAAAGCGAAAAGAGATTATTATTAAATCCCTCCCAATGCTTGAATCTGTAAGCGAATAA
- a CDS encoding methylated-DNA--[protein]-cysteine S-methyltransferase, whose translation MAGDIYQKIVFTSFNSIIGKIFIAATSKGICRLIINGSLEDFKKELKESQRLSVVRNDAVMEPVAGAIKQYLKGVCVDFMKFRICPQGSSFQKEVWNALLKIPYGRTVSYKDVAQMINRPNASRAVGNVCGKNPIPIIIPCHRVIASDKGLGGYSSGLEIKKKLLELELLSCR comes from the coding sequence ATGGCAGGAGACATATATCAGAAAATCGTGTTTACCTCCTTTAATTCTATCATTGGCAAGATATTTATAGCAGCAACCTCTAAAGGTATTTGCAGGCTTATAATTAACGGTAGTTTAGAGGACTTCAAAAAAGAGTTGAAAGAATCACAAAGACTATCTGTCGTTAGGAATGATGCTGTTATGGAACCTGTTGCAGGTGCCATCAAGCAATATCTTAAAGGGGTCTGTGTTGATTTTATGAAATTTAGAATTTGTCCTCAAGGCTCATCATTTCAAAAAGAGGTCTGGAATGCACTACTAAAAATCCCTTATGGCAGGACAGTTTCATATAAAGATGTTGCACAGATGATAAATAGACCCAATGCATCAAGGGCTGTTGGAAATGTATGCGGCAAAAATCCTATCCCTATTATAATCCCATGCCACAGGGTAATAGCATCAGATAAAGGGCTTGGTGGTTACAGCAGCGGATTAGAAATAAAGAAAAAACTTCTTGAACTGGAATTACTGTCTTGCAGATAA
- a CDS encoding KamA family radical SAM protein encodes MSAEPPSNNALNLTIEDELLRDTHPAFWNEWQWQVKNRITTLEQIKPLIKLTHEEEEGIQRSGGRLAMAITPYFFSLIDKEDPDCPIRKQSIPLIDEFRIENCDMVDPCGEDNHSPVTGLVHRYPDRVLLLVTDSCAMYCRYCTRRRMVGDEHPPMSIESFEEAFKYIKSKRTIRDVLISGGDPLMLKTEHLEYYLQKLHSISHLDIIRIGTRVPVTLPMRVDDGLIAMLKKYHPVYMSIHFTHPKEITPEVTAACSMLADAGVPLGSQTVLLKGINDRPATMKRLVQKLLSIRVRPYYLYQCDLAVGTGHFRTPVSAGINIIEKLRGHTTGYAVPTFVVDAPGGGGKIPVGPTYLISQAKGKVTLRNYEGKIFEYFEPQ; translated from the coding sequence ATGAGTGCAGAACCCCCCAGTAATAACGCACTTAATCTGACGATTGAAGATGAACTTTTAAGAGATACTCACCCCGCTTTCTGGAATGAATGGCAATGGCAGGTCAAAAACCGTATTACAACACTTGAACAGATAAAGCCTCTTATAAAACTTACCCATGAAGAAGAAGAAGGCATCCAAAGGTCAGGCGGCAGGCTGGCAATGGCAATAACGCCATATTTCTTTTCACTCATAGATAAGGAAGACCCTGACTGTCCTATAAGAAAGCAATCCATACCACTCATAGATGAGTTCAGGATAGAAAATTGCGATATGGTTGACCCATGCGGCGAGGATAACCATTCTCCTGTTACGGGTCTTGTCCATCGCTATCCTGACAGGGTTCTTCTCCTTGTTACAGATTCGTGTGCTATGTATTGTCGTTACTGCACAAGACGAAGGATGGTGGGCGATGAACATCCACCGATGTCCATTGAAAGTTTTGAAGAGGCTTTTAAGTATATCAAGTCAAAACGCACCATAAGGGATGTGCTAATATCCGGCGGCGACCCATTGATGCTGAAAACAGAACACCTTGAATATTATCTTCAAAAACTTCATTCCATCTCCCATCTGGATATTATAAGGATTGGCACCAGAGTCCCTGTAACACTGCCAATGAGGGTGGATGATGGACTTATTGCAATGCTTAAAAAATATCATCCTGTTTATATGAGCATCCATTTCACCCATCCAAAAGAGATAACACCTGAAGTAACTGCGGCATGTTCAATGCTTGCTGATGCCGGCGTACCACTCGGAAGCCAGACTGTTCTCCTCAAGGGTATAAACGACAGACCTGCCACAATGAAAAGGCTTGTGCAGAAACTCTTATCCATAAGGGTAAGACCTTATTACTTATACCAGTGCGACCTTGCTGTTGGCACAGGGCATTTCAGGACACCTGTGTCTGCTGGAATAAATATAATTGAAAAACTGAGAGGACACACAACAGGTTATGCAGTGCCTACATTTGTTGTTGATGCGCCGGGAGGCGGAGGAAAGATACCTGTTGGTCCTACATATCTAATCTCTCAGGCAAAGGGTAAGGTAACCCTTAGAAACTACGAGGGGAAGATATTTGAATATTTTGAGCCTCAATGA
- a CDS encoding MerR family transcriptional regulator, producing MGIKTPDLLKLIDIPRQKLYYLEQKGYITPQKIVIGEKEFRQYSEEDVKRITCIWGYLKKGFKYKIAYEKATEELSNPQMDLIKIENSTKEKEEER from the coding sequence ATGGGCATAAAGACCCCTGACCTCTTAAAACTAATTGATATACCAAGACAAAAACTCTACTACCTTGAGCAAAAGGGCTATATCACCCCTCAAAAGATTGTAATAGGTGAAAAGGAATTCAGGCAGTACAGCGAGGAAGATGTAAAAAGGATTACATGTATCTGGGGGTATCTCAAAAAGGGGTTTAAATATAAGATAGCGTATGAAAAGGCAACTGAGGAATTGAGCAACCCGCAGATGGACCTGATAAAAATAGAGAACTCAACAAAAGAAAAAGAGGAGGAAAGATGA
- a CDS encoding molybdopterin-dependent oxidoreductase has protein sequence MELTRRRFMQIGAAAGATVAVSGLFSETEAMEVELGGKGVAVDKGAGIGSKGSGFDKVVPYTCLVCNIEDGGLAYIKDGRVKKLEGNDKHVSTRGRLCAKGNAGIGHVYDPDRILYPLKRTGPRGSGQYKRISWDEAISEVAANLKKVIDSGHPNEIMVHWGRDRSGGAYGRFMKTLGTSTGINHTSTCESSKKIGMEHTWGPDIETPDFANTKYILNFGSNILEAAYFHNPYAQRVVEGRAEGHAKLVTVDCRLSNTAGRSDEWLSVFPGTDAVVALAMANVIMSEGLADTEFINNWTNYPADKLAAHLKQYTPEMAEKYSGVPAADIRRIAIEFASVKPATVYTYRGPSKHLYGSYAERCVMLLPIITGNVEKKGGYNLPRGMGYGQPGDGPKGGSEPSFLSSHPDYPLAGHKVSHLVPFWIKEGKQKVSVYINYMTAPAYTYPAASVWREVLSDENLFKFNVTFSNQMNENTALMDIILPDGSYLERWDPESMPSSAWPWVGIRQPVIKPLGEAIEVRGVFQKIIHKIDPDGSKGMKKSWNFKDGEDYVKQQFAGVKGLDWDKFKKDGVFPIYGKLDPATGKIAGKDGKPITAQFGDPYKETSDGKANVGGKKYAGFGTGDGKINIYAEGYKKYGFNPLPVFKANPLHWNMDGSSKLSGDQMILTTFKWNVHVQSRTPNVKWLTEMVHSNPAWLNAGTAAKLGVKNGDLIRITSGVGYIVTKVRVTEGIHPMVIAVSNTFGTKFGRFATANKMGGEGQFGAGDDPDLKNIWWKSEGVNPNYIIPAMADPIGGSASWYDTVVTVTRAQSGDNLGDTKADSAKHFDLYKEGMRYAYTGDKHLEMHPESKGMSLPKPEMGKGH, from the coding sequence ATGGAATTAACCAGAAGAAGATTTATGCAAATAGGCGCTGCTGCTGGCGCAACTGTAGCCGTTAGCGGTCTGTTTTCAGAAACAGAGGCAATGGAAGTAGAGCTCGGCGGCAAAGGTGTTGCAGTTGATAAAGGCGCTGGTATAGGAAGCAAGGGGAGCGGTTTTGATAAGGTGGTTCCTTACACCTGTCTTGTGTGCAACATAGAAGACGGCGGTCTTGCCTATATTAAGGACGGAAGGGTAAAGAAACTGGAAGGTAATGACAAGCATGTTTCAACAAGGGGCAGGCTCTGCGCAAAGGGCAATGCTGGCATAGGACATGTATATGACCCAGACAGAATCCTCTATCCTTTAAAGAGGACAGGTCCAAGAGGAAGCGGACAGTATAAGAGGATTTCATGGGATGAGGCTATCTCTGAGGTTGCTGCCAATCTAAAAAAGGTAATTGACAGCGGTCATCCAAATGAAATTATGGTCCATTGGGGCAGGGACAGAAGCGGCGGCGCATATGGCAGGTTTATGAAGACACTTGGAACAAGCACAGGCATAAACCATACATCCACATGCGAATCCTCAAAGAAAATCGGCATGGAGCATACATGGGGTCCTGACATTGAAACACCTGACTTTGCCAATACAAAGTATATCCTGAACTTTGGCAGCAACATCCTTGAGGCAGCATACTTCCATAATCCGTATGCCCAGAGGGTTGTAGAAGGAAGGGCAGAGGGACATGCAAAACTGGTAACAGTTGACTGTCGTCTTTCCAACACAGCAGGCCGCTCAGACGAGTGGTTATCTGTATTCCCGGGCACGGATGCTGTAGTTGCATTGGCAATGGCAAATGTGATTATGTCAGAAGGGCTGGCTGACACAGAGTTTATAAACAACTGGACAAACTATCCGGCAGACAAACTTGCTGCTCATCTGAAGCAGTATACGCCTGAGATGGCTGAGAAGTATTCAGGCGTTCCTGCGGCAGACATCAGAAGGATAGCCATAGAATTTGCCAGTGTAAAGCCGGCAACAGTATATACCTACAGAGGACCTTCAAAACACCTCTACGGCTCATATGCTGAAAGGTGCGTAATGCTCCTCCCAATCATCACAGGCAATGTGGAGAAAAAAGGCGGATACAACCTGCCAAGGGGTATGGGTTATGGACAGCCCGGCGATGGACCAAAAGGCGGGAGCGAGCCAAGTTTCCTCTCCTCGCACCCTGATTATCCATTAGCAGGACACAAGGTTTCGCATCTTGTTCCTTTCTGGATTAAGGAAGGGAAGCAGAAGGTCAGCGTGTATATAAATTATATGACCGCTCCTGCATATACATACCCTGCTGCAAGCGTATGGAGAGAGGTTCTGTCTGATGAGAATCTATTCAAATTCAATGTTACATTCTCAAATCAGATGAATGAGAATACAGCGCTTATGGATATAATCCTGCCTGATGGTTCATATCTTGAAAGGTGGGACCCGGAAAGCATGCCTTCAAGCGCATGGCCATGGGTTGGCATTAGACAGCCTGTTATAAAACCTCTGGGCGAGGCTATAGAGGTTAGAGGGGTTTTCCAGAAAATCATCCACAAGATTGACCCGGACGGCAGCAAGGGCATGAAGAAGTCATGGAACTTCAAGGATGGCGAGGATTATGTAAAACAGCAGTTCGCAGGCGTAAAAGGGCTTGATTGGGATAAGTTCAAGAAAGACGGCGTATTCCCGATTTATGGAAAACTTGACCCTGCAACAGGCAAAATTGCAGGGAAAGATGGAAAGCCGATTACAGCCCAATTTGGCGACCCATACAAAGAAACCTCGGATGGCAAGGCGAATGTTGGCGGTAAAAAGTATGCGGGCTTTGGCACAGGAGATGGGAAAATCAACATCTATGCAGAAGGATACAAGAAGTATGGATTCAATCCTCTGCCTGTGTTTAAGGCAAATCCATTGCACTGGAATATGGATGGCTCATCTAAACTCTCCGGAGACCAGATGATACTTACAACATTCAAATGGAATGTCCATGTCCAGTCAAGGACGCCTAATGTCAAGTGGCTGACTGAGATGGTTCACAGTAATCCTGCATGGCTTAATGCAGGGACAGCGGCAAAACTTGGCGTGAAGAACGGCGACTTAATCAGGATTACCAGCGGCGTTGGCTACATAGTAACAAAGGTAAGGGTTACAGAGGGGATTCATCCGATGGTTATTGCAGTATCCAATACATTTGGAACCAAGTTCGGCAGATTTGCAACTGCAAACAAGATGGGCGGAGAAGGTCAATTTGGCGCTGGAGATGACCCGGATTTAAAGAATATCTGGTGGAAGTCAGAGGGTGTGAACCCCAACTATATCATCCCTGCTATGGCTGACCCGATCGGCGGAAGCGCATCATGGTATGATACAGTTGTAACTGTAACTCGTGCGCAGTCAGGGGACAATCTTGGGGACACCAAGGCTGACAGTGCAAAGCACTTTGACCTCTACAAAGAAGGCATGAGGTATGCATACACAGGCGACAAGCATCTTGAGATGCATCCTGAGTCAAAGGGGATGAGTCTGCCAAAGCCTGAAATGGGAAAAGGGCATTAA
- a CDS encoding 4Fe-4S dicluster domain-containing protein encodes MARMTFVMDATRCIGCQACTVACKAENDVPLGVWRTQIRAKETGKYPNARRHFYQWICAQCGNCAEASSNNGVGAVSRRPDGIVVVDYEKLTKGRSKKQIDTEIDAAIEACPIGAFSRNPLTGLPEKCTQCAHRVDQGLVPACAQTCIGRARIYGDADNPKSEVARVLATSDARPAPPNDCGDPYVFYIGLDGRLVDRGALEGFAQVKTEDLVSGKINQVTNSLGGK; translated from the coding sequence ATGGCAAGAATGACTTTTGTAATGGATGCAACGCGCTGTATAGGCTGTCAGGCATGCACAGTTGCTTGCAAAGCGGAAAATGATGTGCCGCTTGGGGTGTGGAGGACGCAAATCAGGGCAAAGGAGACAGGCAAATATCCAAATGCCAGACGACACTTTTATCAGTGGATATGCGCCCAGTGTGGAAACTGTGCTGAGGCATCATCAAACAATGGCGTTGGCGCTGTTTCCAGAAGGCCTGACGGCATAGTTGTAGTTGATTATGAGAAACTTACAAAGGGCAGAAGCAAAAAGCAGATTGATACAGAGATAGATGCTGCAATAGAGGCGTGCCCAATCGGCGCATTCTCAAGGAATCCATTGACAGGACTGCCGGAAAAATGCACACAGTGCGCTCACAGGGTTGACCAAGGACTTGTCCCTGCATGCGCCCAGACCTGCATTGGAAGGGCAAGAATTTACGGCGATGCTGATAATCCGAAGAGCGAGGTTGCAAGGGTTTTAGCGACATCTGATGCAAGACCTGCTCCGCCAAATGACTGCGGCGACCCATATGTATTTTACATAGGGCTTGACGGCAGACTGGTTGACAGAGGCGCATTAGAGGGCTTTGCTCAGGTAAAGACTGAAGACCTTGTTTCTGGTAAGATAAATCAGGTAACAAACAGTCTTGGCGGGAAGTAA